Proteins co-encoded in one Nicotiana sylvestris chromosome 7, ASM39365v2, whole genome shotgun sequence genomic window:
- the LOC138874165 gene encoding uncharacterized mitochondrial protein AtMg00300-like: protein MKKNLFSVANALDDGNYMLFGPRDVKFLRNIKVLKADIVHSGKRVNNLYVLSASNSYIEKMSSNDNTHLWHARLGHLSMDKLKAMVKLNLLKGLPNLRNFGGEEVCEGCQYEKAHRLPFDRSLSRCNAPLELIHSDSIGPMRTPSFPSYSYLLIFINDFTRFTWVYFVKHKSEVFNKFVEFKEIVEGELDSRIRRL, encoded by the coding sequence AtgaagaaaaatctattttcagttGCAAATGCTTTAGATGATGGAAACTATATGCTATTTGGCCCACGTGATGTGAAGTTCCTCCGAAATATCAAGGTCCTCAAGGCAGATATCGTTCACTCAGGTAAGAGAGTTAACAATTTATATGTCTTATCTGCCTCTAATTCATATATTGAGAAGATGAGTAGCAATGATAATACACATCTTTGGCATGCTAGACTTGGACATCTAAGCATGGATAAATTAAAAGCCATGGTAAAGTTGAATCTACTAAAAGGTTTGCCTAACTTAAGAAATTTTGGTGGAGAAGAGGTTTGTGAAGGATGTCAATATGAAAAGgcacatcgtcttccatttgacagATCCTTGTCAAGGTGCAATGCCCCACTAGAACTTATTCACAGCGACTCAATTGGGCCAATGAGAACTCCTTCATTCCCAAGCTATTCTTATCTGCTAATTTTCATTAATGATTTTACTAGATTCACTTGGGTTTATTTTGTGAAGCACAAGTCAGAAGTTTTCAATAAGTTTGTGGAGTTCAAAGAAATAGTTGAAGGTGAACTCGATTCTAGAATAAGGCGGTTGTGA